One stretch of Archocentrus centrarchus isolate MPI-CPG fArcCen1 chromosome 5, fArcCen1, whole genome shotgun sequence DNA includes these proteins:
- the LOC115780139 gene encoding msx2-interacting protein isoform X3, with protein MGDRDLRTDYNEPGSVPSAVRGLEDSSPSSSRDVTGFSRGTVGPVFGPPVSLHAREGRYERRIDGSSESRERAYDHSPYGHHDRSGTFDRQRHYNADYYRDRSVFATAGPGSSSVGGSFEASDPHFDSRIRDPFTLTNSSRRDLYRDDRGRRVDRTYHHRRSRSSHSSQSRHPSPQRTTGQPPKTPHSPKRAPLSPGRGPRSRSRSRSSSSDSVSSTSSTGSGSDSNSSSSDGSQARSVQSSATHAPPQSSMALESEEPRRSFGIKVQNLPVRSTDTSLKDGLFHEFKKHGKVTSVQIHGTSEDRYGLVFFRQQEDQEKALSVSKGKLFFGMLIEVTAWNGPETESENEFRPLDGRIDEFHPKATRTLFIGNLEKTTSYQQLLDIFQRFGEIVDIDIKKVNGVPQYAFVQYSDIASVCKAIKKMDGEYLGANRLKLGFGKSMPTTCVWLDGLSANITEQYLTRHFCRYGHVVKVVFDRLKGMALILYNNTDFAQAAVRETKGWKIGGNKIKVDFASQESQMAFYRSMQASGQDIRDFYEIPPERREDRRAPYHEFAAERAYYENIRTPGLYTEDTRRDYAARSRDRFPELEHYQGDHFDPRYHEDPRDYRDYRDPFEQDIRKYTYIQRERERERERFEADRSRWSPSHPRRPISPTVSPSPSERVPRDSERRVYSQSSERSDSVSSVSPPHFDKSEKTLPEHPSKSEKTSQPDRVSGAEKTKRAKRKEKGDKSEKLKSRKAKGQSPSNPVPETEPEPGFDGGSGRGRGSDQDVHEKQKCKGDGDLLTSNLSTVHQESVKSERSEIIKGDSSDLDGRNRLKKHVKSETGSDGKDSAVDSDRRAARKRRFGDSGAGRTARQKRNRHEEEDGNQASDFGASGTYLKELDADKHKDSQRRDSRPKSEKSGTQKDGQEDLRVQREKSEGSLDPLESKRHLGHTSSRRFSQEGITDQNSTREPDHHAAVKIGQNSEINKSAKNKEDHIDIDTSQSYRKQMEQNRRLHQQQQQRESEKADKPASPQGAETEDLEHRSLVHEVGKPPEDVTDNFPSHKLKKLDQFDTDSGIKRERVYRSFRQKSEDPDWNTSPPPGHFSHHPDEDFVEPPQKDLSQNDEKPHSDLELLVKRTHNTQVNKAGTPFLSVEEEKQKRWESRVKQDLLPDLNFSRSLSKNIHNRKRLEYGIWHDLEPGEVRSDSEEDRETKPHSPVASTSMPFSERPRADRFSDPKQAQLEKNKFYSFALDQTITPDTKALLERAKSLSSSREDNWSFLDYDSHFASFRTRKDTEKVEAAPRPTPSWYMKKKKTRIGSEDKLDDRKEEPKPEEHERRELFASRFLHSAVFELDSRRLQHLERKHEEPEQNCQQATGDGELDSGPVVLFHSRFLELTRLQQQKNKTELLKEAREDTTPADENKVEKALVEEQQALQSPETTESTTEAEIKPISPAEDLVPEPRLEPTSVTQTMVKDFLPSDEKCVLLSPPHETCPLVSFKKEQEKDNEHVASMQHPTNETTSDSLPVPVIPSEPNYSVNRDRRSPSEVKMDIVTEDVKPPVTEQPSHESHDELVSNSEPELDPEAVQPEVPEAGSPVQPSIVEQVEVPKKETHSICKTGAENEGEKKHQACKVQVPVDSDRNDEPALSQKENKTKEIKNKKYKQSPAQVASVPVSSATVSEKQATRKSERIDREKLKRGSSPRGEPRSTGRSPIHGSDPDASEQSIPVSRARRRNVKSVYATPVEDDTPVRTGKDIAESPRSVRKRGTDRDAIQQNTDPDPPAPTPAAKRGRPPKNRRQGEESSTAKVEKSKDNKDTDSNESESGERIPRMSKGRTPPRITKGSSNQMSTSLGSGSTRKGDKADAVDDDYQENDFTDEDTLASHDSSGSGKEDPSLKIDEKREEKSKQAAELGKGKDVPHEKVYDDKSNGKETDCSNVEEKPISEKDKTVRGKARNSKSPVLKNLKIRLNVTEVKDLLQLGEEELGNPDDSSKRLKHSDHSEQVSKCTNANKVGSSNEENENASSEKMELLGTSKNVISQELELEQAVENIAKLTDPTFPTEPPTPPVPHTGVKNDPEEEKPSNPASESELMAAIDSITQAPPLSADIGSEPEIQDFVQADKEDEPETNISSMQEDPTFPNTPKKGSKGRPKTPKRSKGQKQVRKDLKDGHSLSEELTTPLTDSTASDTKVVSEAPAAAVPTAVATAAVITPTTWKTEPEPSAVKATDVNTETASSSEEQIQHLKSVYPQSKSPICTKPQQLPPECISPSLSPLANRPNVRPIQTSRNPVSPPDWRHQSKDTGVSSLPVMQLPAKENQPLPSESENMDIDHGTSDLRQILIKHKTVSLPGSSSVSSNLQNLRDQNPSESNTQLAAIVPNKSSLPDSKMPVHSVPPIVRSPQTLTTPEAKSVISVIASTATSVISRVCNPPEPEDKMNVSIGNPCVDMPITKPTYRSSKDDVGSYPGLPAGDEGGSAARFIVDSSTLSTGSCPGLRVNTSEGVVVLSHSGQKTEGPQRISAKISQIPQATAGEMESQQLVSMPKQDMYSHSGLQKGPSSQTDHGHPGKHQSGLSSIKQESTGLEKMDSAYQSGPQGVVKRLPQSNQQVMGYHQDYMPLKHPKKMDSADPHGTDGTKPPWTSAVSPAISPHLPSPPGNHVGFVTTSGERTPSHLGGVKQEPRSPRKSGHPHAPFVSSPIGSSSPKGISVMLSTSHPAMQQFITGVHHPEQSVIMPPHSVPGGLGRMSPHCVTQSIPVGHLVQGDVRVNTPPLSVMSYGMHSESLGSPWSGPMQPRSTSPQAVGRDKVLKVNLGSLRSHEGEQEESRHFHQTGRPSPAPLKLETLQPDPRGALRSSSHLETYMTQRDMRVLLHQQGERSTTDSHSGHIQETSLSPRTHVLPKSVSDKDITKSLEAKRPHSPLPKDGLMGIRQSGQAMASPQRVQLMPPGPSGSFSEYPGMYSNPRGIHSQMPESSPVGLNQPPMNVTPAVGAELQTKDGKMTQPVNMVQLLTKYPIVWQGLLALKNDTAAVQLHFVCGNKALAHRSLPLQEGGALLRIVQRMRLEASQLESVARRMTGDTEYCLLLALPCGRDQDDVLNQTQALKAAFINYLQTKLAAGIINIPNPGSNQPAYVLQIFPPCEFSESHLSQLAPDLLNRISNISPHLMIVITSV; from the exons ATGGGAGACAGAGATCTTCGGACTGACTACAATGAACCCGGGTCAGTCCCAAGTGCTGTTCGGGGCCTGGAAGACAGCTCCCCCTCGAGCAGTCGAGATGTTACAGGATTCTCTAGGGGTACGGTTGGTCCAGTGTTTGGTCCACCCGTGTCCCTTCACGCCAGAGAGGGACGTTATGAACGGAGAATAGATGG TAGTTCAGAAAGCCGTGAACGTGCATATGATCACAGCCCATACGGACACCATGACCGCAGTGGCACTTTTGACAGACAGCGTCACTACAACGCCGATTATTACCGCGACCGCTCTGTGTTTGCCACTGCTGGCCCAGGCAGCAGTTCTGTCGGGGGAAGCTTTGAGGCATCAGACCCGCATTTTGACTCTAGAATCCGAGACCCTTTTACTCTTACTAACTCTTCACGACGTGACCTGTACAGAGATGACAGAGGACGGCGTGTCGATCGGACCTATCATCACCGTCGGAGCCGATCGTCTCATTCCTCACAGTCAAGGCATCCCTCCCCTCAACGGACCACGGGGCAACCCCCCAAAACTCCTCATTCCCCTAAAAGAGCGCCCTTGTCCCCTGGGAGAGGCCCAAGGTCTCGATCTCGCAGCAGATCTTCAAGTTCTGATTCTGTCAGCAGCACAAGCAGCACGGGCAGCGGCAG TGATTCAAACAGCAGCTCGAGTGATGGCTCACAGGCTCGTTCTGTTCAGTCATCAGCTACACACGCACCACCTCAGTCCTCTATGGCACTAGAGTCTGAGGAGCCCCGTCGGAGCTTTGGAATTAAAGTGCAGAATCTACCAGTACGCTCAAcag ACACAAGTTTGAAAGATGGGCTCTTCCATGAGTTCAAGAAACATGGGAAAGTGACCTCAGTGCAGATCCATGGAACATCAGAAGACCGCTATGGTTTGGTGTTCTTCAGACAGCAAGAGGATCAAGAAAAAGCCCTTAGTGTCTCCAAAGGAAAGCTGTTCTTCGGCATGCTTATTGAAGTCACTGCCTGGAATGGACCTG AAACGGAGAGTGAAAATGAGTTCAGGCCTTTGGATGGGCGGATAGATGAATTCCATCCAAAGGCCACAAGGACACTGTTTATAGGGAACCTGGAGAAGACCACCAGTTACCAGCAGCTCCTTGACATTTTTCAGCGCTTTGGTGAAATTGTG GACATTGACATCAAGAAAGTAAATGGAGTTCCCCAGTATGCCTTTGTCCAGTATTCTGATATTGCCAGTGTTTGCAAGGCCataaagaagatggatggagagtATTTGGGGGCCAACAGATTAAAG CTTGGTTTTGGAAAGAGTATGCCCACAACGTGTGTTTGGCTAGATGGTTTGTCTGCCAATATTACAGAGCAATACCTCACACGGCATTTCTGCCGCTATGGACATGTAGTTAAG GTTGTGTTTGACAGATTAAAAGGGATGGCCCTCATCTTGTACAACAACACAGATTTTGCTCAGGCAGCTGTAAGAGAGACCAAAGGCTGGAAGATTGGTGGtaataaaataaag GTGGATTTTGCCAGTCAAGAGAGTCAGATGGCTTTCTACCGATCCATGCAGGCATCTGGTCAAGACATTAGAGACTTCTATGAGATTCCTCCTGAACGACG AGAGGATCGCAGAGCTCCATATCATGAATTTGCAGCAGAAAGGGCCTACTATGAGAATATACGAACACCTGGCCTCTATACAGAGGATACTCGAAGAGACTATGCTGCCCGCAGCAGAGACCGCTTTCCTGAGCTGGAACATTATCAAGGGGATCATTTTGACCCACGCTATCATGAAGACCCAAGAGACTACAGGGATTATAGAGACCCCTTTGAGCAAGACATCCGAAAATACACATATATTCAGAGGGAGcgagaaagagagcgagaacGTTTTGAGGCTGATCGTAGCAGGTGGAGCCCTTCCCATCCAAGGCGACCTATTAGTCCAACAGTATCACCTTCACCATCTGAGCGGGTTCCCAGAGACTCAGAACGAAGGGTTTACAGCCAGTCCTCTGAAAGAAGTGACAGCGTGAGTTCAGTGTCACCACCACATTTTGACAAATCTGAAAAGACCCTGCCAGAACATCCCTCGAAGAGCGAGAAGACCAGCCAGCCAGATCGTGTGTCTGGAGCTGAGAAAACCAAACGGGCAAAACGGAAAGAAAAAGGCGACAAATCTGAAAAGTTAAAATCAAGAAAAGCAAAGGGGCAATCTCCATCCAACCCAGTACCTGAAACAGaacctgagcctggttttgatGGAGGGTCTGGAAGAGGAAGAGGGTCAGACCAGGATGTccatgaaaaacagaaatgtaaaggGGATGGTGACCTTCTTACTAGTAATTTGTCAACTGTTCACCAGGAGTCAGTAAAAAGTGAAAGATCTGAAATCATTAAAGGCGATAGTTCAGACTTAGATGGGAGAAATCGACTAAAGAAACATGTGAAGTCTGAAACTGGAAGTGATGGGAAAGATTCGGCAGTGGATTCAGATCGTCGTGCTGCAAGAAAAAGGCGGTTTGGTGACTCTGGAGCAGGAAGGACGGCTCGTCAGAAGAGAAACAGGCATGAAGAGGAGGATGGTAATCAGGCTTCTGACTTTGGTGCAAGTGGTACATATTTGAAAGAATTAGATGCCgacaaacacaaagattccCAACGGAGAGATTCAAGACCCAAAAGTGAGAAAAGTGGAACTCAAAAGGATGGTCAGGAGGACCTTAGAGTACAAAGAGAGAAGTCAGAAGGCTCTTTGGACCCACTGGAGTCCAAACGACATCTAGGACACACTTCTTCTAGAAGATTTTCACAAGAGGGTATTACTGATCAAAACAGTACAAGAGAACCAGACCACCATGCTGCTGTCAAAATTGGTCAGAATTCTGAAATTAACAAAAGTGCCAAGAATAAGGAAGATCACATTGACATTGATACCTCTCAAAGTTACCGCAAGCAGATGGAACAAAACAGACGTTTGcaccagcagcaacagcagcgcGAGTCTGAGAAAGCTGACAAACCAGCAAGTCCCCAAGGAGCTGAAACAGAGGATTTAGAACATCGGAGCCTCGTGCATGAAGTTGGTAAACCTCCTGAGGATGTCACGGATAATTTTCCATCTcacaaattaaagaaattagaCCAATTTGACACTGACTCAGGGATAAAAAGAGAGCGCGTTTACAGAAGCTTCAGACAAAAAAGTGAAGATCCTGATTGGAACACCAGCCCCCCTCCAGGCCATTTCTCACATCATCCAGATGAGGACTTTGTGGAACCTCCACAGAAAGACCTGAGCCAAAATGATGAAAAACCTCACTCAGATCTGGAGCTGTTAGTCAAAAGGACACATAACACACAAGTTAACAAGGCAGGCACTCCTTTCCTCAGTGTGGAAGAAGAGAAGCAAAAGAGATGGGAGAGCAGAGTTAAACAAGACTTGTTACCTGACCTGAATTTTTCTCGAAGTCTGAGTAAAAACATTCACAATCGCAAGCGTTTGGAATATGGTATTTGGCATGACTTGGAGCCTGGGGAAGTACGATCTGACTCtgaagaggacagagagacCAAACCCCATTCTCCTGTGGCCTCCACATCTATGCCTTTTTCTGAAAGGCCAAGAGCTGACAGATTTTCAGACCCCAAACAAGCACAGCTTGAGAAGAACAAATTCTACTCATTTGCACTTGACCAAACTATCACGCCTGACACAAAGGCTCTGCTTGAGCGTGCAAAATCTCTGTCATCTTCCAGAGAAGATAACTGGTCATTTTTAGACTATGATTCTCATTTTGCAAGCTTTCGCACCAGAAAAGACACTGAAAAGGTGGAAGCAGCACCAAGACCTACACCTTCCTGgtacatgaaaaagaaaaagactcgAATTGGATCAGAAGACAAACTTGATGATAGGAAAGAAGAACCTAAGCCAGAGGAACATGAACGCAGAGAGCTATTTGCCTCACGCTTCCTTCATAGTGCGGTCTTTGAGCTGGACTCTAGAAGACTTCAGCACCTGGAACGCAAGCACGAGGAACCTGAGCAAAACTGTCAGCAAGCGACAGGAGATGGTGAACTTGACTCAGGGCCAGTTGTCCTTTTCCATAGTCGTTTTTTGGAACTGACACGACTccagcaacagaaaaataaaacagagctgCTGAAAGAGGCAAGAGAAGACACCACACCTGCAGATGAAAACAAAGTAGAAAAAGCACTTGTTGAAGAGCAGCAAGCTCTGCAGTCACCTGAAACAACAGAAAGTACCACAGAGGCAGAAATTAAACCAATCAGCCCTGCTGAAGACCTGGTTCCTGAACCCAGGCTGGAACCAACTTCTGTCACTCAAACTATGGTCAAGGACTTTCTTCCATCTGATGAGAAATGTGTTTTGCTAAGTCCACCCCATGAAACGTGTCCCCTTGTGTCTTTcaaaaaagaacaggaaaaggATAATGAACATGTTGCATCCATGCAGCACCCAACAAATGAGACGACATCAGATTCTCTGCCTGTACCTGTTATACCATCCGAACCCAACTATTCAGTGAATAGAGATAGACGTTCTCCGTCTGAGGTGAAGATGGATATTGTTACTGAAGATGTAAAACCTCCAGTCACAGAACAACCGTCCCACGAGTCTCATGATGAGCTTGTTAGTAATTCAGAACCAGAGCTGGATCCTGAGGCAGTACAACCAGAAGTACCTGAGGCTGGTAGTCCAGTACAGCCTAGTATTGTCGAGCAGGTGGAAGTACCCAAAAAAGAGACTCATTCCATTTGTAAAACAGGAGCAGAGAATGAAGGTGAGAAGAAACATCAAGCTTGTAAAGTGCAGGTGCCTGTTGACAGTGACAGAAATGATGAACCAGCCTTATctcagaaagaaaataaaacaaaagagataaaaaataaaaagtataaacaATCTCCTGCACAAGTTGCTTCTGTTCCTGTAAGTTCTGCCACTGTTTCTGAGAAACAAGCAACACGCAAGAGTGAGCGCATTGACAGAGAGAAGCTGAAACGTGGCTCATCCCCAAGAGGTGAGCCAAGGTCCACAGGCAGATCTCCAATTCATGGATCAGATCCCGATGCATCTGAGCAGAGCATACCAGTAAGTAGAGCAAGACGAAGAAATGTTAAATCTGTCTATGCCACCCCAGTTGAAGATGATACACCAGTTCGTACTGGAAAGGATATCGCAGAGTCGCCACGCTCTGTGCGAAAGCGTGGTACGGACAGAGATGCAATACAACAAAATACTGATCCTGATCCACCAGCTCCAACTCCTGCGGCTAAACGTGGCCGTCCTCCCAAGAATCGCAGACAAGGTGAGGAAAGTTCAACTGCTAAAGTAGAAAAATCTAAGGACAATAAAGACACAGATTCAAATGAATCAGAAAGCGGTGAACGAATTCCAAGAATGTCAAAAGGTAGAACACCCCCTCGTATCACAAAGGGTTCATCAAATCAGATGTCCACATCCCTAGGGTCTGGATCAACAAGGAAGGGGGACAAAGCTGATGCAGTTGATGATGATTATCAGGAAAATGATTTCACAGATGAAGATACCTTAGCTTCGCATGACTCATCAGGTTCAGGTAAAGAAGATCCATCGCTGAAAATTGatgaaaagagagaggagaaatcCAAACAAGCTGCAGAATTAGGGAAAGGTAAAGATGTTCCGCATGAAAAAGTTTATGATGACAAATCAAATGGAAAAGAAACAGATTGCTCCAACGTGGAAGAGAAACCCATCTCAGAAAAAGACAAGACTGTTAGAGGAAAAGCAAGAAATTCCAAGTCTCCTGTTCTCAAGAACCTCAAAATCAGACTGAATGTCACAGAGGTGAAAGACCTCCTTCAGTTAGGTGAAGAAGAACTTGGGAATCCAGACGATTCATCAAAAAGGCTTAAACACAGTGACCACAGTGAACAGGTTTCAAAgtgcacaaatgcaaacaaagtAGGCTCCAgcaatgaagaaaatgaaaatgcatcttcagaaaaaatggagctcctggGAACATcaaaaaatgttatttcacaGGAGCTAGAACTGGAGCAGGCTGTAGAGAACATTGCTAAACTTACAGATCCAACCTTTCCAACAGAACCACCAACACCGCCTGTCCCACATACAGGTGTAAAAAATGACCCAGAGGAAGAAAAACCTTCTAATCCTGCCAGTGAGTCAGAACTTATGGCTGCTATTGACTCAATAACCCAGGCACCTCCACTAAGTGCAGATATAGGCTCAGAACCTGAGATTCAAGACTTTGTCCAGGCTGATAAGGAAGATGAACCTGAGACAAATATATCCTCTATGCAAGAGGACCCCACCTTCCCAAACACACCTAAGAAGGGCTCCAAGGGAAGACCTAAAACACCTAAACGTTCTAAAGGCCAGAAGCAAGTAAGAAAGGATTTGAAAGATGGACATTCATTAAGTGAGGAACTGACAACCCCATTAACAGATAGCACAGCTTCTGATACAAAGGTTGTTTCTGAGGCGCCTGCAGCTGCAGTGCCTACAGCTGTAGCAACTGCAGCAGTTATTACCCCTACTACTTGGAAGACAGAACCTGAGCCTTCAGCTGTCAAAGCTACAGATGtaaacacagagacagcatCATCTTCTGAAGAACAGATTCAACATCTTAAATCTGTTTACCCACAGTCTAAGAGTCCAATATGCACAAAGCCACAGCAGTTGCCACCTGAATGCATCTCCCCATCTCTGTCACCACTAGCTAACAGACCAAATGTGAGACCCATTCAAACAAGCAGAAATCCTGTTTCTCCACCAGACTGGCGCCATCAGTCTAAGGATACTGGTGTTTCTTCCTTACCGGTCATGCAGTTACCAGCAAAGGAAAACCAGCCTTTACCCTCAGAGTCTGAAAACATGGATATTGATCATGGCACAAGCGACTTGAGACAGATTTTAATCAAACataaaactgtttcattacCAGGCAGCAGTTCTGTTTCTAGTAATCTGCAAAACCTTCGAGATCAGAACCCATCTGAAAGTAATACTCAGCTCGCAGCCATTGTGCCAAATAAGTCATCGCTGCCTGATAGTAAAATGCCAGTGCACTCTGTCCCACCTATTGTTAGATCTCCACAAACTCTAACAACTCCCGAGGCAAAGTCTGTGATCTCCGTTATTGCATCTACTGCCACGTCTGTTATCAGTCGTGTTTGCAATCCTCCTGAGCCTGAAGACAAAATGAACGTAAGCATTGGGAATCCCTGTGTTGACATGCCGATAACCAAACCAACTTATAGGTCCAGCAAAGATGATGTTGGATCATACCCCGGGCTACCTGCTGGTGATGAGGGAGGAAGTGCCGCACGTTTCATTGTTGACAGCTCCACTCTTAGTACTGGATCTTGCCCGGGTCTGAGAGTAAATACATCTGAAGGAGTGGTGGTACTGAGTCACTCGGGTCAGAAAACCGAGGGACCCCAGCGGATTAGTGCAAAGATTAGTCAAATCCCACAAGCAACAGCAGGTGAGATGGAATCTCAACAGCTGGTGTCTATGCCCAAGCAGGATATGTATTCCCATTCAGGGCTTCAAAAGGGGCCTTCATCCCAGACAGATCATGGACATCCTGGTAAACACCAGTCAGGATTGTCTTCTATCAAGCAAGAAAGCACTGGTTTGGAAAAGATGGATTCCGCTTACCAGTCTGGACCTCAGGGAGTAGTAAAGCGTCTGCCACAAAGCAACCAGCAGGTAATGGGTTACCATCAAGATTACATGCCAttaaaacatccaaagaaaatgGATAGTGCTGATCCTCATGGTACGGATGGAACCAAACCACCGTGGACCTCTGCTGTAAGCCCCGCAATAAGCCCCCATTTGCCCTCTCCACCTGGAAACCATGTAGGTTTTGTTACAACATCTGGTGAAAGAACTCCTTCACATCTCGGTGGGGTCAAACAGGAACCACGATCCCCACGAAAGTCAGGCCACCCACACGCTCCATTTGTCTCTTCACCCATAGGTTCCTCATCACCCAAGGGTATTTCAGTTATGTTATCCACTAGCCATCCTGCCATGCAACAGTTTATTACTGGCGTACATCATCCCGAGCAGTCGGTTATCATGCCACCTCATAGTGTACCTGGAGGTTTGGGACGAATGTCTCCTCACTGTGTTACCCAGTCAATTCCAGTGGGGCATCTAGTCCAGGGAGATGTCAGAGTGAATACTCCACCCCTCTCTGTGATGAGCTACGGCATGCACAGTGAGTCTCTTGGCTCCCCTTGGTCTGGTCCCATGCAGCCACGGTCTACATCACCTCAGGCTGTTGGCAGGGACAAGGTTCTTAAAGTAAACCTTGGTTCTTTGAGGAGTCATGAGGGGGAACAGGAAGAATCAAGACACTTCCACCAGACAGGAAGACCATCTCCTGCACCTTTGAAGCTGGAGACTCTGCAGCCTGATCCTCGTGGGGCTTTGCGGAGCAGCAGCCATTTGGAAACATACATGACACAGAGAGATATGCGTGTGCTTTTACATCAACAGGGGGAGCGTTCGACCACAGACTCTCATTCTGGACACATTCAGGAGACCTCTCTATCACCAAGAACACATGTTTTGCCTAAAAGTGTGTCTGATAAGGATATAACAAAGTCCTTAGAGGCAAAGAGGCCACACTCTCCTCTTCCTAAGGATGGATTGATGGGAATCAGACAGTCTGGACAAGCAATGGCATCTCCCCAGAGGGTTCAGCTGATGCCTCCTGGACCTAGTGGCTCATTCTCAGAGTACCCAGGGATGTACTCAAACCCAAGAGGAATCCATTCTCAAATGCCAGAGTCATCCCCTGTTGGACTTAACCAGCCACCAATGAACGTCACACCAGCTGTG GGTGCAGAACTCCAGACAAAAGATGGCAAGATGACACAGCCTGTTAATATGGTACAGTTACTCACG aaatacCCTATTGTGTGGCAAGGGTTGCTTGCACTGAAGAATGACACAGCTGCAGTCCAGCTGCATTTTGTCTGTGGCAACAAAGCTTTGGCTCATCGATCACTGCCACTGCAAGAAGGAGGTGCATTGCTTAGGATTGTCCAGAGGATGAGACTGGAGGCTTCACAACTGGAGAGTGTAGCCAGAAGAATGACT GGAGACACAGAGTACTGTCTTCTCCTTGCTCTGCCTTGTGGACGAGATCAAGATGACGTCCTAAACCAAACTCAAGCGCTTAAGGCAGCGTTCATCAATTACTTGCAGACAAAATTGGCTGCTGGTATCATCAACATCCCCAACCCGGGTTCCAATCAG CCCGCCTACGTGCTACAGATTTTCCCACCGTGTGAGTTTTCAGAGAGCCACTTATCCCAGCTCGCTCCAGACCTTCTCAACAGGATTTCGAACATCTCGCCACACCTCATGATAGTCATCACCTCTGTGTGA